ATATCCCTATACCATAGAAATTATCAACCATTCCGACCTCATCCATTTTAACTGTATTATGTCAAAACAAATTTATAAAATATCGTGGTCTTATATCAAATATATTTTGTTTTACGCGGCACCAACGAGTGTACGCCCCTTATGCTCACCGGGATACAGACTTCAGGCAGAGGAGACGGGTTTTCCAGGATACAGGAGGCAGAAAAATAGTGAATGCTGGATATGCACGGGATGTGGACGTTTTTTTCAGGCCAGACAGAGAAGATAAAACGACTCTCACTCTTCGCGTATGAGGTACCATGACATCTTGACTCATATCTGAGAGTATTGGCTGATGCCATCGTATGGGAGAGACAAAACCGAGACGTGCAGGACCGCTGGTGCATATGCCCGGTTGATGACAGGGCGTGCCGCCGTCACTTGAGTAAATTTATTTGCTTTAAGATAACATAATTTGATGACTGCTTCATGCAAAGAAAGAACTGGACGATGCTGATTCCCCTATTCTTTTTCCTTCTCCTGAGTATCGTCCTGTCCACCGCAATCGGGGCGAGCGGTTTTGCCCTCCTCCAGATGGACCCTGAAACCGTCTCCATGCTCCTCTTTGACGTGCGCCTGCCGCGGGTGCTGGCCGCCCTCCTTGTCGGTGCCGGCCTTGCCGTTGCCGGTACGGCAATGCAGGGCCTCTTCAAGAACTCGATGGCCGACCCCTATATTATCGGCACCTCTTCTGGCGGCGCTCTCGGCGCTGCCATAGCGATCGTCTTCTTTGCGGGTGTGGGCCTGCCGGTCTTCGCGTTTATCGGTGCCACCGCGTCCACCGCCATCGTCTTCCTCATCTCCCGCCGGGACGGCCGGGTTGCGGTGGAGACCCTCCTCCTCTCCGGGATTGCGATGTCGATGTTCCTCTCCGCCATACTCTCCTTTATCATGTATCTTTCCGGGAGCAGCCTGCACCAGATCATGTTATGGCTGATGGGCGGTTTCTGGAATATCTCGTGGAGCAATGTCTGGCTGGCCCTTTCCATCCCTGCAGCGTGCCTCATCCTCTTCGTCTTTGCACGCGACCTGAACGTCATCTCCCTCGGTGAGGAAGATGCGGTCCACCTCGGCGTCGATGTCGAGAGGCTGAAGGTCGTCCTCCTCCTCCTCTCTTCCTTCATCACCGGGATCGCCGTCTCAGTCGCCGGCTCCATAGGCTTTATCGGGCTCATCACACCGCACGTGATGCGCCTTCTTGTCGGCCCCGACCACCGGATCCTCGTCCCCGCCTCCATGATGGCCGGCGCCATTCTCCTCCTCTGGGCAGACACCCTCGCCCGCACCATGCCGAGCGAGATCCCGGTCGGTATCGTCACGTCGCTCTTTGGCGCACCCTTCTTCATCTATCTCTTACGGAGCAGGACACGGACATGACAGAGATAATGGTCAGAACCGAGGACCTTGGCGTCGCCTATGGCGACACCCCGGTGCTGCAGGCGGTCTCGCTCGCCGTGACCGAGGGGTCCTTCATCGGGATCCTGGGGCCGAACGGTTCAGGGAAGACCACCTTTCTGCGTGCTCTCTCCCGGATCCTCAAACCCGCAGCCGGGACAGTCTCTATCGAGCAGAAAGAGATATCGGAATATTCCATCAGGGAACTTGCCACGCGGGTCGGCGCCGTCCCGCAGGAGACTGGCATCACCTTCGCATTCACCGTCGAGGAGATCGTGCAGATGGGCCGCCACCCCTATCTCGGCCCTCTCTCCTCGATGAAAGAGGAGGACTATCTGATCTGCCGGGAGGCGATGGAGCAGACCAACACCGCCCACCTTGCCGACCGTCTCATCACCGAGATCAGCGGGGGCGAACGCCAGCGGGTGCTCATCGCCCGCGCCCTCGCCCAGCAACCGAAGGTCCTCCTCCTCGACGAACCCACCTCCCACCTCGACATCAGCCACCAGATCGAGATCCTCTCCATCATCAGGGAACTGACCCCCCGTGTCACGGTCATCGGCGTCTTCCACGACCTCAACCTTGCGGCCTGCTTCTGCGACAGGATCGTCCTGATGGAGAAGGGCCGGGTCGTCGCCGCCGGTGTACCGGCAGAGGTGCTCACCGACGAGACCATCCGCAGGGTCTTCGGGGTCGGGATGATGGTCAGGACGCATCCCCTCACCGGCCGGCCGTACCTCGTCCCGCGGTATGAACCTGCCCTGACCGGGGATGGCGGCGGTCTGCACATCCATGTCGTCTGCGGCGGGGCCACCGGGGCCGAGACGATGTACGCCCTCTCCGCCCGGGGACATCATCTTACGGCAGGCGTTCTTTCGGCCAACGACTCAGACTGTATCGCCGCCGAGGCCCTCGGCATCGACGTCGTGAAGGAATCCCCCTTCGCCCCCGTCTCGTCTGCTTCCCTTGCGTCCCTTGCCGATATCCTCAGGACCGCCGACGCCGTCGTCGTCACCGAGATGCCGGTGGGGCCCGGGAATATCGCCAATCTCAGGGCCCTCACCGGACGGCAGGGCCTTCCCATCTTCGTGCTCTCCGCTTCGGGGACGCCCTTTTCTGTGCGTGACTATACGGGGGGCGAGGCGACCTCCATCTTCATGACCCTCTGCCGGGACGGCGCCTTGATGGTCAGGAGCGTGCCCGAACTCCTCGAAAAACTGGGAGACCTGGTGGCGGCCCGGGAATGACCGTCCCTGTCGGTGCCTCGACGTACTGCCTGATGGACAGACCCCTCGGCGAGGCTCTGGAGACTCTTGCCCGTGCCGTCCCCCTCGTCGAAATTCTTTCCGACTCCTCACACTCACTCTTCTCCTGTGCCGACGTCTGCACATCCTTCGATCTCAGGTACATCGTCCATGCCCCCACCTCCGACCTCAACATCGCCACCCCCAACGAGAGGATGCGAGAGGCGTCTGTGCAGATCATCGCCGACCTCGCCGTCATCTGCGACGAGATCGGGGCGGAGAGGCTTGTCATCCATCCGGGCTTCTGCATGGAGAGAGGAGTATGGGCGGCTTCGGAGGCGGCGCTCCTCTCCTCCCTCCGCGATCTTTCTCGCCTCCAGGAGGGCGCCGCGGTCACCTTTGCTATCGAGAACATGGGCTCATGGAGTTGCTGCCACTTCAGGGACCCCGGCCTCCTGCCCGTTCTTGACGACCTCGGTCTCGGCTTCGCCCTCGACGTCGGCCACGCCTGCCTCACCGGCACTCTCGATGCCTTCCTCAGGGAAGGACGACCTGTCCACCTCCACCTCCACGACAACCGCGGCACGATGGACGAGCACGCCGCCTGCGGTTCCGGATGCATCGACTTTTCGGCCGTCAGGTCTGCCCTCTCCCCGTCGGCGACCGCCGTTATCGAGGTGCTGAAACCAGCGGCCGTGGGGGAGAGCCTTGTATATCTGGATGGGATGTGGTGAGGGGAGGTTGAGGCTCTCCTCCGGGGGGCTTTTGCCCCCCCGGCCCCCCGCGTTAGGATATGCGGGGATGGCAATCCTCTCTTCAGCAGTTTCTGCTCTATCTTCCCCGTTCCAATCCTGAGTGGGGAACGAGCGATAGCAAACTCAAGAAGACCGTTAGGTCTTCGAGGTGCGAGCAGGAGCGAGCTTGAGAAAGCCATTCGATTTTCGAGTAGTCCTCTGTGAACTTTAGAGGGAAGGCAGAGGGCAAGCGCTCTTTCAGAGATCCGCCTGAAGCGTTTTTCCGGGCCTGATGTTCATCACACCCACGTACCAACAGAACCCACGCGAAGGTGCATACAAAGCCCGGCACTGCCGGGAACAAAAAGAAAAAAAGGAGATTGGATTTAGACGAGCATCTTGATCGGGTGCTTCTCGGCCTGAACTTCGCCGCCGAGCTCCTTGAGAGCCTCGGCAAGGACGATGTCGCTGAATGCGGCCGCGGTGGCGATGCCCTCCATGTTCTCGATAGGCCCGAACATGATCAGGTCCGCACCGAGGGTCATGGCCATGATGTTGCAGCCGATATCAGGGGATGCCCATGCCGTCTGCCTGATGCCTTCCATGCCACCGAAGTGGTGGTGGGACATCTGCTCGAGGAGGAGGTCCTTGCCCTCGTACTGGGAGGCGAGGACGCTCTTGCGCCAGCGCTTGAGCCAGGTCCAGGAGACGGTCATGTTGTGGTAGGCGCCGCCGGTCGGCATGCCGTGGATCGCCTTGCAGGCAAGGATCTCACGGAAGGAGCCGCCGGAACCGAGGCCGAGCGGAGTGGCCGCAGTGTCGAGGATCGGGCGGG
Above is a genomic segment from Methanofollis sp. UBA420 containing:
- a CDS encoding FecCD family ABC transporter permease, whose product is MLIPLFFFLLLSIVLSTAIGASGFALLQMDPETVSMLLFDVRLPRVLAALLVGAGLAVAGTAMQGLFKNSMADPYIIGTSSGGALGAAIAIVFFAGVGLPVFAFIGATASTAIVFLISRRDGRVAVETLLLSGIAMSMFLSAILSFIMYLSGSSLHQIMLWLMGGFWNISWSNVWLALSIPAACLILFVFARDLNVISLGEEDAVHLGVDVERLKVVLLLLSSFITGIAVSVAGSIGFIGLITPHVMRLLVGPDHRILVPASMMAGAILLLWADTLARTMPSEIPVGIVTSLFGAPFFIYLLRSRTRT
- a CDS encoding heme ABC transporter ATP-binding protein, whose protein sequence is MTEIMVRTEDLGVAYGDTPVLQAVSLAVTEGSFIGILGPNGSGKTTFLRALSRILKPAAGTVSIEQKEISEYSIRELATRVGAVPQETGITFAFTVEEIVQMGRHPYLGPLSSMKEEDYLICREAMEQTNTAHLADRLITEISGGERQRVLIARALAQQPKVLLLDEPTSHLDISHQIEILSIIRELTPRVTVIGVFHDLNLAACFCDRIVLMEKGRVVAAGVPAEVLTDETIRRVFGVGMMVRTHPLTGRPYLVPRYEPALTGDGGGLHIHVVCGGATGAETMYALSARGHHLTAGVLSANDSDCIAAEALGIDVVKESPFAPVSSASLASLADILRTADAVVVTEMPVGPGNIANLRALTGRQGLPIFVLSASGTPFSVRDYTGGEATSIFMTLCRDGALMVRSVPELLEKLGDLVAARE
- a CDS encoding sugar phosphate isomerase/epimerase gives rise to the protein MTVPVGASTYCLMDRPLGEALETLARAVPLVEILSDSSHSLFSCADVCTSFDLRYIVHAPTSDLNIATPNERMREASVQIIADLAVICDEIGAERLVIHPGFCMERGVWAASEAALLSSLRDLSRLQEGAAVTFAIENMGSWSCCHFRDPGLLPVLDDLGLGFALDVGHACLTGTLDAFLREGRPVHLHLHDNRGTMDEHAACGSGCIDFSAVRSALSPSATAVIEVLKPAAVGESLVYLDGMW